A single region of the Biomphalaria glabrata chromosome 15, xgBioGlab47.1, whole genome shotgun sequence genome encodes:
- the LOC106074419 gene encoding uncharacterized protein LOC106074419: MASFRIVREKIVRRTLAQLVKLREDADNETHDTSSEEIKVNGFEDPSNDAFETRESLAVDSLGLQDASSLSTVKLKKQSRHFEFIKATKPMRSFSYWKQIHKVTGLLNTGQVVAETLYVPELDSCFRYGIYFPKQETSNCYCMEIFIDMCQTGKEVTLPVFLQTSTKIFIINQSKQSEEIFASEEGIFNLTRNREFGWFEVASVSTNWLEMIKNKICLLENDNLTVRLAVNVYDSLASNRPTELEENDSSESDSSETDEEDEESTEDMLLLDSFLCPVSELDLSVSDGLLFESEEWHLEFLGHSVKAIFILGCDEKLDIFLDFFLGSPTTLPDIAIFKCRVSIVHPEDKKKTTVVGENDLLFDMLNNATAIWHNNHVTTVDIDQIDKTCFVADNKVLFRFDFTLLD, encoded by the exons ATGGCAAGTTTTAGGATCGTCCGAGAAAAAATTGTTCGAAGGACATTGGCTCAATTGGTAAAGTTAAGAGAG GATGCTGATAACGAGACACATGATACAAGTTCTGAAGAGATCAAAGTAAATGGCTTCGAAGATCCCAGTAACGACGCTTTTGAAACTCGGGAATCCCTAGCTGTCGATAGTTTAGGTTTGCAAGACGCTTCTAGCTTGAGCACAGTGAAGTTGAAAAAACAGTCAAGACATTTTGAGTTTATCAAGGCAACAAAACCAATGAGAAGTTTCTCATATTGGAAGCAAATCCATAAAGTAACAGGATTGCTAAACACTGGCCAGGTTGTGGCTGAAACACTTTATGTTCCAGAGTTGGACTCTTGTTTCAGATACGGCATATACTTTCCCAAACAAGAAACCAGTAATTGTTACTGCATGGAAATATTTATTGACATGTGTCAAACAGGCAAAGAGGTAACATTGCCAGTTTTTCTCCAAACCTCtaccaaaatatttattataaaccaAAGCAAACAATCTGAGGAAATATTTGCGAGTGAGGaaggaatttttaatttaacaagGAACAGAGAATTTGGTTGGTTCGAAGTGGCCTCTGTTTCTACAAACTGGCTTGAAATGATAAAGAACAAAATTTGTTTACTTGAAAATGACAACTTAACTGTCAGGCTAGCGGTAAATGTTTACGACAGTTTGGCATCGAATAGGCCAACAGAACTTGAAGAGAATGATAGCAGCGAATCCGATTCCTCTGAAACGGACGAAGAAGACGAAGAATCGACTGAAGACATGTTGCTCCTCGATTCTTTTCTTTGTCCTGTGTCTGAATTAGACTTGAGTGTTAGCGACGGTTTGTTATTTGAAAGTGAGGAATGGCATTTGGAGTTTTTGGGACACAGCGTCAAAgccatttttattttaggttGCGACGAAAAACTAGACATCTTCTTAGATTTCTTCCTCGGCTCTCCAACCACCTTGCCGGACATTGCCATCTTCAAGTGCCGGGTGAGCATTGTCCACCCTGAGGATAAGAAGAAGACCACCGTGGTAGGAGAGAACGACCTCCTTTTCGACATGCTCAACAATGCTACTGCTATTTGGCATAACAACCATGTCACCACTGTTGACATTGACCAGATAGATAAAACATGTTTTGTCGCAGATAATAAAGTGCTGTTTAGATTTGACTTTACTTTGCTAGATTAG